In Sebaldella termitidis ATCC 33386, one DNA window encodes the following:
- a CDS encoding SPL family radical SAM protein: MESRFFITEDIKEHKKGRDILNILKNYSIVSSEAEFLKILKEKKSGFEKEKGYFLFTVKKGRFLKSYHLDENFQKIKEEYYLSYENNCPFNCVYCYLRDYYSHGACIFYVNTEDMFHELDKHTGKNEMISCGIVNDSLVFDNITNISHDLINYFKNRKDLILEFRTKSKNIKGLLNEAVYKNIFVSFTFSPEEVIREYEFMTASLEERITAAKKLQEHGYDIGIRIDPVINIKNRKNAYTDLIKKLMTSLETKKIRDIGLGSLRYTKGLKNKVLLERKTDLFYNELITGIDGKERYFKGIRIQMYDEIIKEIRKYGDFDIYLGMEEEYIWKKVLK, translated from the coding sequence ATGGAAAGCAGATTTTTTATAACTGAGGATATAAAAGAGCATAAGAAAGGGAGAGATATCCTGAATATTTTGAAAAACTACAGTATTGTCAGCTCGGAAGCAGAATTTTTAAAAATTCTGAAAGAGAAAAAATCAGGTTTTGAAAAAGAAAAAGGATATTTTTTATTTACGGTAAAAAAGGGCAGATTTTTGAAATCATATCATTTGGATGAAAATTTTCAGAAAATAAAGGAAGAATATTATCTTTCATATGAGAACAACTGTCCTTTTAACTGTGTTTACTGTTATCTGAGAGATTATTACAGCCACGGTGCATGTATATTTTATGTGAATACAGAGGATATGTTTCATGAACTCGACAAACATACTGGTAAGAATGAGATGATAAGCTGCGGGATTGTCAATGATTCTCTTGTTTTTGACAATATTACAAATATTTCGCATGATCTTATTAATTATTTTAAAAACAGGAAAGATCTTATTCTGGAGTTCAGAACCAAGAGTAAGAACATAAAAGGGCTTTTGAATGAGGCAGTTTATAAAAATATATTTGTTTCATTTACTTTTAGTCCGGAAGAGGTTATAAGAGAATATGAATTTATGACTGCTTCGCTGGAAGAAAGAATAACGGCAGCCAAAAAACTTCAGGAGCATGGATATGACATAGGAATAAGAATAGATCCTGTGATAAATATAAAAAACAGAAAAAATGCCTATACAGATCTTATAAAGAAGCTGATGACCAGTCTGGAAACGAAAAAAATAAGAGATATAGGTCTGGGCAGTCTGAGGTATACAAAAGGACTAAAAAATAAGGTTCTTCTGGAGAGAAAAACTGACTTGTTTTATAATGAGCTGATAACAGGAATAGATGGAAAAGAAAGATATTTTAAAGGAATAAGAATACAGATGTATGACGAGATAATCAAGGAAATAAGGAAATACGGGGATTTTGATATTTATCTCGGAATGGAAGAGGAATATATCTGGAAAAAAGTTTTGAAATAG
- the holA gene encoding DNA polymerase III subunit delta, with translation MFYFICGTESRELKYLEILDDIKKKNPGIQEFAFDVALKEDDKFFEKLNFNSIFGGKEILVLKRAEKLGNIEEVLTLVSNVEMDSKYVIIDFHTEGSKKNDKLFTLLDEIGKKTETKVIKTEEDEKNLSNYVKENLKTDTKETQRLLSLIGENPFKVKNEVEKIKSFLGDEPYDFEKIKSMISVQKEYFIYECVEKTIKGEIFEVMEYLKKTKEYMGFLYSMYGEVETLLKLLELEDEGFRLRGDYNSFKSEYEKIKKYFYVNKRPAHPYAVFNKYKNLKKFSRKKLRRLSYKCWEIEKDIKTGRLPMDIGVEALVMEVNR, from the coding sequence ATGTTTTATTTTATTTGCGGTACTGAAAGCAGAGAACTAAAGTATCTGGAAATACTGGATGATATAAAAAAGAAAAATCCGGGAATACAGGAATTTGCCTTTGATGTGGCACTTAAAGAAGATGATAAGTTTTTTGAAAAACTAAATTTTAATTCCATATTCGGCGGTAAGGAAATACTTGTATTAAAAAGAGCAGAGAAGCTGGGCAATATAGAGGAAGTTCTCACTCTTGTTTCCAATGTGGAAATGGACTCAAAATATGTAATAATAGATTTTCACACAGAAGGAAGCAAAAAAAATGATAAATTATTTACTCTTCTTGATGAAATAGGCAAAAAAACTGAAACTAAAGTTATCAAGACAGAGGAAGATGAGAAAAATCTCAGTAATTACGTAAAAGAAAATCTAAAAACAGATACAAAGGAAACCCAGAGACTGCTCAGCCTGATCGGGGAAAATCCTTTTAAGGTGAAAAACGAGGTAGAGAAAATAAAAAGCTTTCTTGGTGATGAACCATATGATTTTGAAAAAATAAAGAGTATGATTTCTGTGCAGAAAGAATATTTCATATATGAATGTGTTGAAAAAACAATAAAAGGCGAGATTTTTGAAGTAATGGAATATCTGAAAAAAACAAAGGAATATATGGGCTTTTTATACAGTATGTACGGAGAAGTCGAAACACTTCTGAAGCTTTTGGAGCTGGAAGATGAAGGATTCAGACTCAGAGGGGATTATAACTCGTTCAAATCGGAATATGAAAAAATAAAAAAATATTTTTATGTTAATAAAAGACCGGCACACCCGTATGCTGTATTTAATAAATATAAGAATCTGAAAAAATTCAGCAGGAAAAAGCTTAGAAGACTTAGTTATAAATGCTGGGAAATAGAAAAAGACATAAAGACGGGAAGACTTCCTATGGATATAGGTGTAGAAGCACTTGTGATGGAAGTAAACAGATAA
- a CDS encoding immunity 51 family protein: MNFEETIKPFFWVEHEKSTSLCLSNLNYKAEIFDSRADEGFIGNGYDWGSLALVFLEEKMPDLIDTVKFDPEADMFCAYSSDSEALKKFALSFKEACENTELISELFSRAKLD, encoded by the coding sequence ATGAATTTTGAAGAAACTATAAAACCGTTTTTCTGGGTAGAGCATGAAAAAAGTACATCCTTATGTTTAAGTAATTTGAATTATAAGGCTGAAATATTTGATTCCCGTGCCGATGAAGGATTTATCGGAAATGGATATGATTGGGGATCGCTTGCCCTTGTATTTCTTGAGGAAAAGATGCCGGATTTGATAGATACTGTGAAATTTGATCCTGAGGCAGATATGTTTTGTGCTTATTCATCAGATTCCGAAGCATTAAAAAAATTCGCTCTTTCATTTAAAGAAGCCTGTGAAAATACTGAATTAATTTCTGAGCTGTTTTCACGTGCGAAACTTGATTAA
- the rpsT gene encoding 30S ribosomal protein S20, producing MAHSKSSKKRVYIGERNRIRNQAIKSRVKTFVKKVLVAVDANNVDEAKTALSVAYKELDKAVTKGILKKNTVSRKKSRLAAKVNSLAS from the coding sequence ATGGCTCATTCAAAATCATCTAAAAAAAGAGTATACATAGGTGAGAGAAATAGAATAAGAAACCAAGCTATAAAAAGCAGAGTAAAAACATTTGTTAAAAAAGTTCTTGTTGCTGTTGATGCTAATAATGTCGACGAAGCTAAAACAGCATTGAGTGTTGCATATAAAGAGCTAGATAAAGCTGTTACTAAAGGTATCCTTAAGAAGAACACTGTATCTAGAAAAAAATCAAGACTCGCTGCAAAAGTTAATTCATTGGCTAGCTAA
- a CDS encoding PTS sugar transporter subunit IIA, producing MGTLINEKLIKLDMEVTTKEEAIENLAKLIHEEKKLNCVWKENSLDKCQNCDFCSKTGFLHALHEREKSFPTAVGYSFAIPHGKCGSVKDAAIAFARLKDEVKWGEDGDEDEYVKYVFMIGVSEEAAGDEHMRILIKLSTSILDDDFRDRLSSINTKEEALQIIKEYSDNIN from the coding sequence ATGGGAACACTTATTAATGAAAAACTGATAAAACTGGATATGGAGGTGACAACAAAAGAAGAAGCCATAGAAAATCTGGCAAAATTAATACACGAAGAAAAAAAACTGAATTGTGTATGGAAAGAAAACAGCCTTGATAAATGCCAAAATTGTGATTTCTGCTCTAAGACAGGATTTTTGCATGCTCTACATGAGAGAGAAAAATCGTTTCCTACAGCAGTAGGCTATTCTTTTGCCATTCCACACGGGAAATGCGGTTCTGTAAAGGATGCTGCCATAGCATTCGCAAGACTGAAAGATGAGGTAAAGTGGGGAGAAGACGGTGATGAGGACGAGTATGTGAAATATGTATTTATGATTGGTGTATCAGAAGAGGCTGCGGGAGATGAACACATGAGAATACTTATAAAATTATCTACTTCTATACTGGATGACGATTTTAGAGACAGGCTGTCAAGCATAAATACAAAAGAAGAGGCTTTGCAGATAATAAAGGAGTACTCTGACAATATAAACTAA
- a CDS encoding PTS fructose transporter subunit EIIC — protein sequence MKDIVKIFKEIRQHLMTGVSHMIPFVIAGGILLSLAVVLGGKGSVPENPILKDIFDIGVAGFELMIPMLAAYIGYSIAGRSALAPAAIAGLVGNKIGAGFLGALFAGIIGGIVVFYLKKIKVPDVFRSIMPIFVMPLIGTFITAGIMMWVIGKPIANITVLLTEWLQNMSGTNTILLAVILGMMIAFDMGGPVNKVAFSFMILSVSEQIYTIPAMIGVAICVPPIGLGISTLIAPKKYSDEEKETGKAAILMGLVGVTEGAIPFAAANPLRVIPALMAGAACGSVTAGLLGAKLSSSWGGLIVLPTVENKIGYIIAVLVGASVTAVTAAALKKSEAEEAVSDIDDIELEIEF from the coding sequence ATGAAGGATATTGTGAAAATTTTTAAGGAAATCAGACAGCATCTTATGACAGGAGTATCTCATATGATACCCTTCGTTATAGCGGGAGGGATATTACTGTCTTTGGCAGTTGTTCTGGGAGGAAAGGGTAGTGTACCTGAGAATCCGATTCTAAAAGATATTTTTGATATAGGAGTAGCTGGATTTGAATTAATGATACCTATGCTTGCGGCATATATAGGATATTCAATAGCAGGAAGATCAGCACTGGCACCGGCGGCTATAGCAGGGCTGGTAGGAAATAAAATAGGTGCAGGATTTTTAGGAGCTTTATTTGCCGGAATAATAGGCGGAATAGTAGTATTTTATCTGAAAAAAATAAAAGTACCTGATGTATTCAGATCAATAATGCCGATTTTTGTGATGCCGCTGATAGGTACATTTATTACTGCGGGAATTATGATGTGGGTAATAGGGAAGCCGATTGCCAATATAACGGTTTTACTGACTGAATGGCTGCAGAATATGAGCGGAACTAATACAATACTTCTGGCTGTTATACTGGGAATGATGATAGCATTCGATATGGGAGGACCTGTAAATAAGGTAGCATTTTCGTTTATGATATTGTCGGTATCAGAGCAGATTTATACAATCCCCGCAATGATAGGGGTAGCTATATGTGTTCCTCCGATTGGCCTTGGAATATCAACACTGATAGCACCTAAAAAATACAGCGACGAGGAAAAGGAAACCGGTAAAGCCGCCATACTTATGGGACTTGTAGGAGTAACCGAAGGGGCAATACCTTTTGCTGCTGCTAACCCTTTAAGAGTAATCCCGGCATTAATGGCAGGAGCAGCATGTGGATCTGTGACAGCAGGTCTTCTCGGAGCAAAGCTCAGTTCTTCATGGGGAGGACTAATAGTGCTGCCTACAGTGGAAAATAAAATTGGTTATATAATAGCCGTCCTTGTAGGAGCTTCGGTAACGGCAGTGACAGCAGCGGCACTAAAAAAATCAGAAGCAGAAGAAGCAGTTTCAGATATTGATGATATAGAATTGGAAATAGAATTTTAA
- a CDS encoding PTS fructose-like transporter subunit IIB, translating to MKILGVTSCPSGVAHTYMAAEALKKAALAKGHEVKVETQGSIGIENVITMDDVKDADVVVLTKDVSLADLERFDGKPTVKVAISDVVKKSNKIIEKIEEAFKNR from the coding sequence ATGAAAATACTTGGAGTAACATCTTGCCCGTCTGGTGTGGCACATACTTATATGGCAGCTGAAGCTTTGAAAAAAGCAGCATTGGCAAAGGGACATGAAGTAAAAGTAGAAACACAGGGATCGATAGGAATAGAAAATGTAATAACTATGGATGATGTAAAGGATGCAGATGTAGTGGTTCTTACAAAAGACGTATCTTTGGCAGATCTTGAGAGATTTGACGGCAAGCCTACAGTTAAAGTGGCAATAAGTGATGTGGTAAAAAAATCTAACAAAATTATAGAAAAAATAGAAGAAGCATTTAAAAACAGATAA
- a CDS encoding DeoR/GlpR family DNA-binding transcription regulator, whose protein sequence is MFVKERLEIIMSLLKEKGKIEVNDLSKKFSVSKDLIRKDLQKLEDQGLLERTYGGAIPKRTIVKNLSIWSRITSNTEEKKKIAKKALSLIKPNDTVFLDITSINYYLADEIDSSGINVTVITNMIDIMHLLYHSENIKLIGIGGVLNKELDGFVGSISIDQIKKFKSDIAFLGTIGLDTASGSLTTFDSEDGLTKEAIINSAKKKYLISEKQKFYQDGNFIYSNVDNFNGFITDNDISKDIKTFMKKKNVSII, encoded by the coding sequence ATGTTTGTAAAAGAAAGACTGGAAATAATAATGTCTTTGCTTAAAGAAAAAGGAAAAATCGAAGTAAATGATCTAAGTAAAAAATTTAGTGTTTCCAAAGATCTTATCAGAAAAGATCTTCAAAAGCTGGAAGATCAGGGTCTTCTCGAAAGAACTTACGGCGGCGCAATCCCAAAAAGAACCATAGTCAAAAATCTTTCTATATGGAGCAGAATAACTTCCAATACCGAAGAAAAGAAAAAAATTGCCAAAAAGGCTCTCTCATTGATAAAACCTAACGATACTGTTTTTCTGGATATTACATCCATAAATTATTATCTGGCAGATGAGATAGACAGCAGCGGTATTAATGTTACTGTTATCACTAATATGATCGATATAATGCATCTTCTTTATCATTCAGAAAATATAAAGCTTATCGGTATCGGCGGTGTTTTAAATAAAGAGCTTGACGGCTTTGTCGGATCTATTTCAATAGATCAGATCAAAAAATTTAAGTCTGACATAGCCTTTCTCGGAACCATAGGTCTTGATACTGCATCAGGCAGTCTGACTACATTTGATTCTGAAGACGGTCTTACTAAAGAAGCTATTATTAATTCCGCCAAGAAAAAATATCTTATATCCGAAAAACAGAAATTTTATCAGGACGGTAATTTCATATATTCAAATGTTGATAATTTTAACGGCTTTATTACCGATAACGATATTTCGAAAGACATAAAAACATTTATGAAAAAAAAGAATGTTTCCATTATATAA
- a CDS encoding formate C-acetyltransferase, which produces MNERIRFLKKDLFKNEREISIERALLYTESYKETEGKSQIIRRAKATENILDKVEISIREKEIIAGNRTVKPRSGIISPEMDPYWILEEIDTMISRPQDKFKFTEKDKVIYKEELFPYWQGKSMKDSIECNIGEDIKASVKEKIVKLNQTDKGQGHIIPDFETVLNNGLGHLIELINKKLRENPDNEFYQASKIVLDASARHILRYAELAEKMMEAENDITRKEDLKKIAEISKKISTGKPESFHEALQLLWYVCVILQYESNASSISLGRVDQYLNDFYVSDLKKNIPENELKEYLEAFYIKTNDVVLVRSSNSAKFFAGFPTGYTALLGGLTSEGRQSVNELSYLFLEAYKDIQLPQPNLGVRVNELEPRKFIKKTCEVIRLGTGIPQIFNDEVIIPSFLIRGVSLEDARNYSVVGCVELSIPGKTYGLHDIAMLNIMKIMEKVLLRNKENTGITFEFIIDEIKNDIKKYVGLMAEGSNIVDEGHRIYAPVPLLSVMVDNCIEQGKDITEGGAKYNFSGVQGIGMPNLSDSLYAVKKFIFDEGRYSFKDVIEVMENDFNTSHGEEMRLRLINDEDKYGNDLDKVDDLSSEILRLYCKEVEKYSNPRGGIFIPGSYTVSAHIPLGEVVGATPDGRKSGEQLADGGLSPMFGRDKLGPTAVLKSVSKLDNVLLTNGSLLNVKLSPGPLQSDQGLENFVNYLYAYMKLKIQHIQFNVVGRETLKEAQLYPEKYDNLVVRVAGYSAFFTELNEKIQNDIINRTEHVF; this is translated from the coding sequence ATGAATGAAAGAATAAGATTTTTGAAAAAAGATTTATTTAAAAACGAAAGAGAAATATCTATCGAAAGAGCATTGCTTTATACTGAAAGCTACAAAGAAACAGAAGGTAAATCTCAGATAATAAGAAGAGCAAAAGCAACTGAGAATATATTGGATAAAGTGGAAATAAGCATAAGAGAAAAGGAAATAATAGCCGGGAACAGGACAGTAAAGCCAAGAAGCGGGATTATATCCCCCGAAATGGATCCTTACTGGATCTTGGAGGAAATAGATACCATGATAAGCAGACCGCAGGATAAATTTAAATTTACAGAAAAAGATAAGGTTATATATAAAGAGGAGCTTTTTCCTTACTGGCAGGGAAAATCCATGAAGGATTCCATTGAATGCAATATAGGCGAGGATATAAAAGCGAGTGTAAAAGAAAAAATAGTGAAGCTGAATCAGACTGATAAAGGTCAGGGGCATATAATTCCGGATTTTGAAACAGTTCTGAATAACGGACTGGGGCATTTAATTGAATTAATTAATAAAAAACTCAGGGAAAATCCTGATAATGAATTTTATCAGGCTTCAAAGATAGTGTTAGATGCTTCTGCAAGACATATTTTGAGATATGCAGAGCTTGCCGAAAAAATGATGGAAGCTGAAAACGACATTACACGTAAGGAAGATTTGAAAAAAATAGCAGAAATATCAAAAAAAATATCAACGGGAAAACCGGAAAGTTTTCATGAGGCATTGCAGCTTTTGTGGTATGTATGTGTAATTCTCCAGTATGAGTCAAATGCAAGCTCGATTTCGCTGGGAAGAGTGGATCAGTATCTAAATGATTTTTATGTGAGTGATCTTAAAAAAAATATACCCGAAAATGAATTAAAGGAATATCTTGAAGCTTTTTATATAAAAACAAATGATGTAGTTCTCGTGAGAAGCAGCAACAGCGCAAAATTTTTTGCAGGGTTTCCTACAGGATATACTGCACTTCTGGGAGGACTTACATCAGAAGGAAGACAGTCGGTAAATGAGCTTTCATACTTATTTTTGGAAGCATATAAGGATATACAGCTTCCACAGCCCAATCTAGGGGTAAGGGTAAATGAACTGGAACCAAGAAAATTTATTAAGAAAACATGCGAAGTAATCAGACTGGGAACAGGAATACCGCAGATTTTCAATGATGAGGTAATTATTCCGTCTTTCCTTATAAGGGGAGTAAGCCTTGAAGATGCAAGAAATTATTCTGTGGTAGGGTGTGTAGAGCTTTCGATTCCGGGGAAAACATATGGTCTTCATGATATTGCAATGCTGAATATAATGAAAATTATGGAGAAAGTATTACTTAGAAATAAAGAAAATACTGGAATTACATTTGAATTTATAATAGATGAAATAAAAAATGACATAAAAAAATATGTGGGTTTAATGGCCGAGGGAAGCAATATAGTAGATGAGGGGCATAGAATATACGCTCCGGTTCCGCTTCTTTCCGTTATGGTAGATAATTGCATAGAACAAGGAAAGGATATAACAGAGGGAGGTGCAAAGTATAATTTTTCAGGAGTTCAGGGCATAGGAATGCCGAATCTTTCAGATTCGCTGTATGCTGTAAAGAAATTTATATTTGATGAAGGCAGATATTCATTCAAAGATGTGATAGAAGTAATGGAAAATGACTTTAATACTTCACACGGTGAGGAAATGAGACTCAGACTTATCAATGACGAGGATAAATACGGGAATGATCTTGATAAGGTAGATGATTTAAGCTCTGAAATATTAAGATTATACTGTAAGGAAGTGGAAAAATATAGCAATCCGAGAGGCGGTATATTTATTCCGGGATCATATACGGTTTCTGCACATATTCCTCTCGGAGAAGTAGTGGGGGCTACACCGGACGGAAGAAAATCAGGAGAGCAGCTTGCAGACGGAGGCTTGTCGCCTATGTTCGGAAGAGATAAGCTTGGTCCCACAGCAGTACTAAAAAGTGTAAGCAAGCTGGATAATGTCCTTTTGACAAACGGCAGCCTGCTAAATGTAAAGCTAAGTCCGGGACCGCTCCAAAGTGATCAGGGACTGGAAAATTTCGTAAACTATCTTTATGCTTATATGAAGCTGAAAATACAGCATATACAGTTTAATGTAGTAGGCAGGGAAACTTTGAAGGAAGCACAGCTTTATCCGGAAAAATATGATAATCTTGTAGTAAGGGTAGCAGGGTACAGTGCATTTTTTACGGAATTAAATGAAAAAATACAAAATGATATAATAAACAGAACAGAACATGTGTTTTAG
- a CDS encoding glycyl-radical enzyme activating protein, whose translation MNKALIFNIQRYSLNDGSGIRTMVFFKGCRLRCPWCSNPESQSSKIEIMINKEKKKKYEQYVGSVDEDPTGTYEKSGKWYKLDELMKEVLKDEVFFNASKGGVTLSGGEILEQGEFVLEFLKELKEHGINTAVETCGYGKKEILEEILKYTDTVLFDLKIMDNERSKKILIGASDIIKENFRKAAAAGKVIVRFPYIPGYTDDMENLKKISELMKECSVYNLDILPYHNYGSKKYEYLNRKYLLEDLKVPTDEETENIKKFFEKEGFIVNIGG comes from the coding sequence ATGAATAAAGCTTTGATTTTTAATATCCAGAGATATTCTTTAAATGACGGTTCGGGAATACGAACAATGGTATTCTTCAAAGGATGCAGGCTGAGATGCCCGTGGTGTTCCAATCCTGAATCACAAAGCAGTAAAATAGAAATAATGATAAATAAAGAAAAAAAGAAAAAGTATGAACAATATGTAGGAAGCGTAGACGAGGATCCTACCGGAACATATGAGAAGAGCGGTAAATGGTACAAGCTTGATGAACTTATGAAAGAAGTGCTTAAGGATGAGGTATTTTTCAATGCATCAAAGGGCGGGGTAACACTATCAGGCGGGGAAATTCTGGAGCAGGGTGAATTTGTATTGGAATTTCTGAAGGAATTAAAAGAGCATGGAATAAATACAGCTGTAGAAACCTGCGGTTACGGGAAAAAAGAGATTTTGGAAGAGATTTTGAAATATACAGATACAGTTTTATTTGATTTGAAAATAATGGATAATGAAAGATCAAAAAAAATATTAATAGGAGCATCTGATATAATAAAAGAAAATTTTAGGAAGGCAGCTGCTGCGGGAAAGGTAATAGTACGTTTTCCTTATATTCCCGGATATACTGATGATATGGAGAACCTGAAAAAAATATCGGAATTAATGAAGGAATGCAGTGTATATAATCTGGATATTCTGCCTTATCATAATTACGGAAGCAAAAAATATGAATATCTGAATAGAAAATATCTTCTTGAGGATTTGAAAGTACCAACAGACGAAGAAACTGAGAATATAAAAAAGTTTTTTGAAAAAGAAGGATTTATTGTAAATATAGGCGGATAA
- a CDS encoding fructose-6-phosphate aldolase, producing the protein MEYLLDTANLEEIKYFNGKFPIVGVTTNPTIIANENGDYKKIINSILAIIGTEKMLHVQVLGREADIIIKEAELLKDTFEGNLYIKIPVSDEGLKAMSELKNRGFNITATGILTSQQIVMAAKAGADYMAPYVNRADNIGGDGVKVVRDAFDILSRDKNNKAKILGASFKNVKQVHESILAGAEAVTVGSDVLKQMIYHPYTDWSIEKFESDWGKVYGSGKTLIDIL; encoded by the coding sequence ATGGAATATTTATTAGATACTGCGAATTTGGAAGAGATAAAATATTTTAATGGAAAATTCCCGATTGTGGGAGTAACTACAAATCCTACAATAATAGCAAATGAAAACGGGGATTATAAAAAAATAATAAACAGTATTCTGGCAATAATCGGAACTGAAAAAATGCTGCATGTTCAGGTATTGGGTAGAGAAGCCGATATTATAATAAAAGAGGCGGAATTGCTGAAAGATACCTTTGAGGGGAATCTTTACATTAAAATACCTGTATCAGACGAGGGACTGAAAGCTATGTCTGAATTAAAGAACAGAGGTTTTAATATCACTGCAACAGGAATCCTTACTTCACAGCAGATAGTCATGGCTGCAAAAGCCGGTGCAGACTATATGGCTCCATATGTAAACAGAGCTGATAATATCGGCGGAGATGGTGTGAAAGTAGTAAGGGATGCTTTTGATATATTAAGCAGGGATAAAAATAATAAGGCTAAAATACTCGGGGCTTCATTTAAAAATGTAAAACAGGTTCATGAGTCTATACTTGCAGGAGCAGAAGCGGTCACAGTAGGCTCTGATGTATTAAAGCAGATGATTTATCATCCGTATACAGACTGGAGCATTGAAAAATTTGAAAGTGACTGGGGAAAAGTCTACGGCAGCGGAAAAACATTAATTGATATTTTATAG